From a single Couchioplanes caeruleus genomic region:
- a CDS encoding Lrp/AsnC family transcriptional regulator, with product MEEIDRAIVGALTADGRLSYTDLAERVGLSVSAVHQRVRRLEQRGVINGYTAKVSYEALELPLTAFVAIRPFDPSQPDDAPERLAHLSEIDSCYSVAGEDFYLLLVRVASPADLERLLQEIRTAANVTTRTTVVLSTPYENRPPRMAPAG from the coding sequence GTGGAAGAGATCGACCGGGCGATCGTGGGCGCCCTCACCGCGGACGGCCGGCTGTCCTACACCGATCTCGCCGAACGGGTCGGGCTGAGCGTGTCCGCCGTGCACCAGCGGGTACGCCGCCTCGAGCAGCGCGGGGTCATCAACGGGTACACGGCGAAGGTGTCGTACGAGGCGCTCGAGCTGCCGTTGACCGCGTTCGTCGCGATCCGCCCGTTCGACCCGTCGCAGCCGGACGACGCGCCGGAGCGGCTGGCGCATCTGTCCGAGATCGACTCCTGCTATTCGGTGGCGGGTGAGGACTTCTACCTGCTGCTGGTGCGGGTGGCCAGCCCGGCGGATCTCGAGCGGCTGCTGCAGGAGATCCGTACGGCGGCGAACGTGACCACGCGGACGACGGTGGTGCTGAGCACGCCGTACGAGAACCGTCCGCCGCGGATGGCTCCGGCCGGCTGA
- a CDS encoding STAS domain-containing protein: MEISASRDADILRLELHGALDLVTADIVAQRVEQALAEKPAELILDLRYVKFCDSAGIHIMLRARNAAHRQGAGFRIDNVHGIIRRSLEITGVLGVLTAGTDA, translated from the coding sequence GTGGAGATCAGCGCCAGCCGCGACGCGGACATCCTGCGGCTGGAACTCCACGGCGCCCTCGACCTGGTCACCGCCGACATCGTCGCGCAGCGGGTCGAACAGGCCCTCGCCGAGAAGCCGGCGGAGCTGATCCTCGACCTGCGCTACGTGAAGTTCTGCGACTCGGCCGGCATCCACATCATGCTGCGCGCGCGCAACGCCGCCCACCGCCAGGGAGCCGGCTTCCGCATCGACAACGTGCACGGCATCATCCGGCGGTCGCTGGAGATCACCGGCGTGCTCGGCGTGCTGACCGCCGGCACCGACGCCTGA